The Bacteroidales bacterium genome includes a region encoding these proteins:
- a CDS encoding OsmC family peroxiredoxin: MSTSNAHAQWKGTIKEGRGTMSFTGYEGVYTFNSRFEGAKGTNPEELVGAAHAGCYSMYLSLLLTEEGLNPESIETKAQITLAKDDSGPHITEIKLDCKVKCQGLDESKLKKLAAITKEKCPVSRLYAGGTAKISAEANLVK, encoded by the coding sequence ATGTCAACATCAAATGCACACGCACAATGGAAAGGAACGATCAAAGAGGGTCGTGGAACAATGAGTTTTACCGGCTACGAAGGCGTCTACACTTTCAACTCCCGTTTTGAAGGAGCCAAAGGCACCAATCCCGAAGAGCTTGTTGGAGCGGCACATGCCGGATGCTATTCCATGTATCTTTCATTGCTGCTCACCGAGGAAGGGCTGAATCCTGAGAGCATCGAGACCAAGGCTCAGATAACCCTTGCCAAAGACGACTCTGGCCCCCACATTACCGAAATCAAGCTGGATTGCAAAGTAAAATGCCAGGGATTGGACGAAAGCAAACTGAAAAAACTGGCTGCAATTACCAAAGAAAAATGCCCGGTTTCGCGCTTGTATGCCGGCGGTACAGCCAAGATTTCGGCTGAAGCAAACCTGGTTAAGTAA
- a CDS encoding carboxymuconolactone decarboxylase family protein produces the protein MKPRIKYSEQAPEAIKGMLELEKYVHGSGLERTLYELVKTRASQINGCAYCLDMHTKDARKAGETEQRLFALSAWRETSFYTNRERAALAWMEALTLISENDVPDELYEATRKYFDEKEIIALTMAIVAINGWNRLAIGFRTVPGSYHPEP, from the coding sequence ATGAAACCACGAATAAAATACTCAGAACAAGCACCCGAGGCTATCAAAGGTATGCTCGAACTCGAAAAATATGTGCACGGTTCGGGGCTTGAACGTACGCTTTACGAATTGGTAAAAACCAGGGCGTCGCAAATTAACGGGTGCGCCTACTGCCTCGACATGCACACCAAAGATGCACGCAAGGCAGGCGAAACCGAGCAGCGCCTTTTCGCGCTGAGTGCCTGGCGCGAAACATCCTTTTACACCAATCGCGAGCGGGCTGCCCTGGCCTGGATGGAGGCACTGACATTGATTTCGGAAAATGATGTGCCGGATGAACTTTACGAAGCAACCCGCAAATATTTCGACGAGAAGGAAATCATTGCCCTCACGATGGCCATTGTCGCCATAAACGGCTGGAATCGGTTGGCCATTGGTTTCCGCACGGTTCCGGGGAGCTATCATCCTGAGCCGTAA
- a CDS encoding carboxymuconolactone decarboxylase family protein produces the protein MKSEDLYPKSTKELADKRSALAPEIMEAWANFSKTVFKEGALPEKTKQLIAVAVAHVTQCPYCIRSHTRTAMRKGASNQEIMEAIWVAAEMRSGGAFAHSALALNEME, from the coding sequence ATGAAAAGCGAAGATTTGTATCCAAAATCAACCAAAGAGCTCGCTGACAAAAGGTCGGCATTGGCTCCTGAAATAATGGAAGCCTGGGCAAATTTCAGCAAAACGGTTTTCAAAGAAGGAGCGCTGCCCGAAAAAACAAAACAATTGATTGCCGTTGCCGTGGCGCACGTCACACAATGTCCGTATTGCATCCGCTCGCACACCAGGACGGCCATGCGAAAAGGGGCAAGCAATCAGGAAATAATGGAAGCAATTTGGGTAGCTGCCGAAATGCGCTCGGGTGGAGCTTTTGCTCACTCAGCCCTTGCCCTGAATGAAATGGAGTGA
- a CDS encoding ferredoxin, protein MAIKKVWIEEGCTACGLCESICPEVFVVEDEATVIEGADFGPHEDEIIEAAESCPVEVIKYE, encoded by the coding sequence ATGGCAATTAAAAAAGTATGGATCGAAGAAGGTTGTACAGCCTGTGGGCTTTGCGAGAGCATCTGCCCCGAAGTATTTGTAGTGGAAGACGAAGCAACAGTAATCGAAGGTGCCGACTTTGGTCCGCACGAGGATGAAATTATCGAAGCCGCCGAGAGCTGCCCGGTAGAGGTCATCAAATATGAATAG
- the gndA gene encoding NADP-dependent phosphogluconate dehydrogenase has product MKETKFDYGMIGLGTMGRNLVYNMSDHGYTVIGYDKDSSQAETLKKDAGTENVAATSDLNEFLGALKTPKIILMLVPAGKIVDDVISELKPFLSENDLLMDCGNSHFTDTNRRSEQLQESGIHFMGVGVSGGELGARQGPSIMPGGPKKVYERVAEMLEAVSAKVNNEPCVTWLGPGSAGHYVKMVHNGIEYGLMQLIAEVYHLLKECAGMNNDELHAIFSKWNEGELQSYLIEITADIFTQKDDLTDSRIIDKILDSAKQKGTGAWTSEDAMSLQVPIPVIDIAVSMRNLSTYKKEREAAHQHLEGSITKFAGDKNDLLKRMEQALYFSIITVYAQGMQLLQVASKKYKYDLKLEDIAAIWRGGCIIRAALLEDIRSAFLKQPDLSNLMLSDAFSRKLTQSQIDIRKVIQTAAGSGIPVPAMMVALAYFDSYRSRWLPANLIQAQRDNFGAHTYERNDRDGIFHTQWNQKR; this is encoded by the coding sequence ATGAAAGAGACAAAATTCGACTACGGAATGATTGGCCTTGGCACCATGGGGCGCAATCTTGTTTACAACATGAGCGATCATGGATACACCGTGATAGGTTATGATAAAGATAGTTCACAAGCAGAAACACTTAAAAAAGACGCCGGCACCGAAAATGTGGCCGCCACCTCCGACCTGAATGAATTTCTCGGTGCGCTAAAGACGCCTAAAATAATCTTGATGCTTGTGCCTGCCGGAAAAATTGTGGACGATGTCATCAGTGAATTAAAACCTTTTTTGTCGGAAAATGATTTGCTGATGGATTGCGGTAATTCTCACTTTACGGATACCAACAGAAGGAGTGAGCAATTGCAGGAATCAGGCATTCATTTTATGGGCGTTGGCGTTTCAGGAGGAGAGCTGGGCGCACGCCAAGGGCCAAGCATTATGCCGGGTGGACCGAAGAAAGTGTATGAGCGTGTGGCTGAAATGCTGGAAGCTGTTTCTGCCAAAGTGAATAATGAACCTTGTGTAACATGGCTGGGGCCAGGCTCCGCCGGACACTATGTAAAAATGGTGCACAACGGAATTGAGTATGGATTGATGCAACTCATTGCCGAAGTTTATCACCTGCTGAAGGAATGTGCAGGTATGAATAATGATGAGCTACACGCTATTTTTTCAAAATGGAACGAGGGGGAATTGCAGTCCTATCTTATCGAAATAACCGCAGATATTTTTACCCAAAAAGATGACCTTACCGACAGCCGGATCATTGACAAGATCCTCGACAGTGCAAAACAAAAGGGCACGGGCGCCTGGACTTCTGAAGATGCTATGAGTTTGCAAGTACCTATTCCTGTCATTGATATTGCCGTTTCCATGCGAAATTTATCAACTTATAAAAAAGAACGTGAAGCTGCACATCAACATCTGGAAGGTTCTATAACGAAATTCGCCGGAGATAAAAACGATCTGCTGAAACGGATGGAGCAGGCACTCTATTTTTCAATCATCACAGTTTATGCGCAGGGAATGCAGCTGTTGCAGGTAGCATCTAAAAAGTATAAATATGATTTGAAATTAGAAGATATTGCTGCTATCTGGAGAGGTGGTTGTATCATCCGTGCTGCCTTATTGGAAGACATCCGTTCTGCGTTTCTGAAACAGCCGGATCTGTCGAATCTTATGCTGAGCGATGCGTTTTCAAGAAAACTAACGCAATCGCAAATAGATATTCGAAAAGTTATCCAGACAGCTGCGGGATCAGGGATTCCGGTTCCTGCAATGATGGTCGCTTTGGCCTATTTCGACAGCTACAGGAGTAGATGGCTTCCTGCCAATTTAATACAGGCACAGCGCGATAATTTTGGTGCTCATACTTACGAGCGAAATGACAGAGACGGAATTTTTCACACACAATGGAACCAAAAGAGATAA
- a CDS encoding DUF438 domain-containing protein — protein sequence MKTFKNINVDENPIEMKKHLDIDNDRVDKMIDIKLKVFNKEFTLAEAKELVNKTFDHITAEEFAYGEQHLYNAGITDEIMAEGMDDIIDVFRDVLLVNRLNLPSGHPIQTYADEAAAIKKVVHQMEVKLKGKFIKNEWLELYAQLSQINTHFSRKQHQLFSALERKGFDRPSKIMWTFDDRVRDAIKDSYELLQADKDQSFIEAQPNVIHLVRDILSKERDVLYPTSLKLLSDEEFAEMRISDDEIGYCLIEKPKPYKGTATKTERGQGKNSPAVDSTLLDDLKAVLEKHGVAGNGGSKGDMLDVTTGRITLEQINLIYKHMQVDLSFVDENDEVRFYTDTKHRIFPRSAGVIGRKVQNCHPRESLHMVEAVIKAFRSGEQDEAEFWIDKGEKFIYILFTALRDDEGNYRGTLESMQEVAHIRSLTGSQRLLNWDKDYDKKVIKEISEAQAEEKLEITPKTIVGSLIKRYPFIKEFLVSLSPEYDKLNNPIIFNTMKHVASLSMISQVGGFEVDNLIQMIKDEIKRKT from the coding sequence ATGAAAACTTTTAAAAATATCAATGTAGATGAAAATCCCATCGAGATGAAGAAGCATCTTGATATCGACAACGATCGCGTTGATAAAATGATTGATATCAAGCTAAAGGTCTTCAACAAGGAGTTTACACTGGCCGAGGCCAAAGAGTTGGTCAACAAAACCTTCGACCACATCACGGCCGAAGAGTTTGCTTACGGCGAACAGCATTTGTACAATGCCGGCATTACCGACGAAATCATGGCGGAGGGTATGGATGATATCATCGATGTCTTCCGCGATGTTTTGTTGGTCAACAGATTGAATCTCCCGTCGGGGCATCCCATCCAGACCTATGCCGATGAAGCTGCGGCCATCAAGAAAGTTGTGCACCAGATGGAAGTAAAGCTTAAGGGCAAATTCATCAAAAACGAATGGCTTGAACTGTATGCGCAGCTCAGCCAGATCAACACTCACTTCAGCCGCAAACAACACCAATTGTTTTCGGCGCTGGAGCGCAAAGGATTCGACCGACCGTCAAAAATCATGTGGACCTTCGACGACCGCGTGCGCGATGCCATCAAAGATTCGTACGAATTGCTGCAGGCCGACAAAGATCAATCGTTTATTGAAGCTCAGCCTAACGTCATTCATTTGGTGCGCGACATTCTGTCCAAAGAGCGCGATGTCCTTTATCCCACTTCACTCAAGCTTTTATCCGATGAAGAATTTGCAGAAATGCGCATCAGCGACGACGAAATTGGTTATTGCCTCATTGAAAAGCCAAAGCCATACAAAGGCACCGCCACGAAAACGGAGCGCGGACAAGGGAAAAATTCACCCGCAGTCGACAGCACTTTGTTGGATGATTTGAAAGCAGTACTCGAAAAGCACGGGGTGGCAGGCAATGGTGGCAGCAAAGGAGATATGCTCGATGTAACTACCGGCCGGATAACCTTGGAACAGATAAATTTGATCTACAAACACATGCAGGTCGATTTGTCGTTTGTGGACGAAAACGACGAGGTAAGGTTTTACACCGACACCAAGCATAGGATTTTCCCTCGAAGCGCCGGAGTCATTGGTCGCAAGGTTCAAAACTGCCATCCGCGCGAGAGCCTGCACATGGTCGAGGCGGTCATCAAAGCATTCAGAAGCGGCGAGCAGGATGAAGCTGAATTTTGGATTGATAAAGGCGAAAAGTTCATTTACATTCTTTTCACCGCTTTGCGCGATGATGAGGGCAACTACCGCGGAACCCTTGAGTCGATGCAGGAGGTTGCCCACATTCGCAGCCTTACCGGCAGCCAGCGGTTGCTTAACTGGGACAAGGATTACGACAAAAAAGTGATAAAAGAAATATCGGAGGCACAAGCTGAAGAGAAGCTGGAAATAACTCCGAAAACTATCGTGGGTTCGCTCATCAAGCGCTACCCTTTTATCAAGGAATTCCTTGTTTCACTTTCGCCCGAATACGACAAGCTGAACAATCCGATTATTTTCAACACCATGAAACATGTGGCAAGTCTCAGCATGATCAGCCAGGTTGGAGGATTTGAAGTCGATAATTTGATTCAGATGATCAAAGATGAAATAAAACGTAAAACCTGA
- the zwf gene encoding glucose-6-phosphate dehydrogenase, whose protein sequence is METGTKIGPTIIVILGATGDLTWRKLIPAIYNLWLDKWIPEEFAVIGVSRRKYTDPEFVKHLHEGVDKFSRRGKAKKDQWDVFSNYLTYLQGEFDATSTYSAISKQIKALEKKWNASANTVYYLAVPPNAFEEISMNIGSSELCDNKQKSRIVIEKPFGHDLEGAISLNTLLHTHFDESQIYRIDHYLGKETVQNILAFRFANALFEPIWNRNYIDHVQITVSEELGVEHRGNYYETAGALRDMIQNHLLQLMCLIAMEPPITFEANEIRNKKVDVLNAVRKLKPEEVHKNAVRGQYGSGWIKGKQVKGYREEPDVAPTSNVETFAAVKFHVDNWRWQGVPFYVRTGKRMNETISVITIQFKPVPHHSFPVEAIENWQSNKLILNIQPHMGIQLSFQAKQPGLKMLLNPVHMLFNYHDTYTGGTPEAYETLLLDVFRGDATLFMRADQVEAAWAILMPVLDAWKANTSPNFPTYDAGSHGPQDAHALIAVDGHNWLTIPFGKNEIESAK, encoded by the coding sequence ATGGAAACCGGAACAAAAATAGGCCCCACCATCATTGTAATACTTGGCGCCACAGGAGATTTGACCTGGCGCAAACTGATTCCCGCCATTTATAATCTCTGGCTGGATAAATGGATTCCCGAAGAGTTTGCAGTCATCGGGGTAAGTCGTCGTAAATACACAGACCCGGAATTTGTAAAACATTTGCATGAAGGCGTAGATAAGTTTTCGCGACGGGGAAAAGCAAAAAAAGATCAATGGGATGTTTTTAGTAACTACCTCACCTATCTGCAAGGGGAGTTTGATGCTACATCTACCTATTCTGCCATAAGCAAACAGATAAAAGCTCTCGAAAAAAAATGGAATGCCTCCGCCAACACAGTCTATTATCTTGCTGTTCCGCCAAATGCATTCGAAGAAATTTCGATGAATATAGGATCGTCGGAGCTTTGTGATAATAAGCAGAAAAGCCGCATTGTTATAGAAAAGCCTTTCGGGCACGATCTGGAGGGTGCTATTAGTCTTAATACCTTGTTGCATACCCATTTTGACGAATCCCAGATTTATCGTATCGATCACTATCTGGGCAAAGAAACCGTGCAAAATATTCTGGCATTTCGTTTTGCCAATGCATTATTTGAGCCGATCTGGAATCGGAATTACATCGATCATGTTCAGATCACTGTTTCAGAAGAATTGGGCGTCGAACACCGTGGAAATTATTATGAGACTGCCGGCGCACTTCGCGATATGATTCAAAATCATTTGCTCCAGCTAATGTGTCTTATCGCCATGGAACCACCCATCACTTTTGAAGCAAACGAAATCCGTAATAAAAAGGTCGATGTATTGAATGCGGTGAGAAAATTAAAACCGGAAGAGGTACACAAAAATGCCGTAAGAGGCCAATATGGTAGTGGATGGATAAAAGGTAAACAAGTAAAGGGTTACCGGGAGGAGCCTGATGTGGCACCAACATCCAATGTAGAAACTTTTGCAGCGGTGAAATTTCATGTCGATAACTGGCGCTGGCAGGGAGTGCCTTTTTATGTTCGTACCGGGAAACGGATGAATGAGACCATTTCCGTAATCACTATTCAATTTAAACCGGTGCCACATCATTCCTTCCCGGTTGAAGCTATCGAAAACTGGCAATCCAACAAGCTTATCCTTAATATCCAGCCGCACATGGGAATACAGTTAAGCTTTCAGGCAAAACAACCCGGACTTAAAATGCTTCTCAACCCCGTTCACATGTTGTTTAATTACCACGACACCTACACAGGCGGAACGCCCGAAGCTTATGAAACCTTGCTGCTCGATGTATTCCGGGGAGATGCAACGCTTTTTATGCGTGCTGACCAGGTAGAAGCGGCATGGGCAATACTTATGCCAGTGCTGGATGCATGGAAAGCAAACACCTCTCCTAATTTCCCAACTTACGATGCCGGATCACACGGACCTCAGGATGCACACGCATTGATAGCTGTTGACGGGCACAATTGGCTCACAATACCCTTTGGAAAAAATGAAATTGAATCAGCAAAATAG
- a CDS encoding DUF488 domain-containing protein has product MSQEKQNRKIWTIGHSIHSLEEFIGMLKSFQIEVVADVRSFPGSRKFPHFNKEALGVSLPQAGFRYIHIKNLGGRRKVHLDSKNTTWRNQAFRGYADYMETNAFREGIEELKQIALTQRTAYFCSEAVWWRCHRSMISDCLKAEGWNVMHIMGVGKVEEHPYTQPARIVAGKLTYVPETSNENIAD; this is encoded by the coding sequence ATGAGTCAGGAAAAACAAAATAGAAAGATTTGGACCATCGGGCATTCCATTCATAGCCTGGAGGAATTTATTGGCATGCTCAAATCCTTTCAGATTGAAGTGGTGGCCGACGTCAGGAGTTTTCCCGGTTCGCGCAAGTTTCCACATTTTAATAAAGAAGCGCTTGGAGTTTCCTTGCCGCAAGCCGGCTTTCGATACATCCATATAAAAAATCTTGGCGGTAGAAGGAAAGTACATCTCGACTCTAAAAATACTACCTGGCGGAATCAGGCCTTCCGCGGCTATGCCGATTATATGGAAACTAACGCTTTTCGCGAAGGAATAGAAGAGCTGAAGCAAATAGCTCTGACGCAGCGCACCGCCTACTTTTGTTCCGAAGCTGTTTGGTGGCGCTGCCATCGCTCTATGATTTCCGATTGCCTGAAAGCAGAAGGCTGGAACGTGATGCACATTATGGGCGTGGGCAAAGTCGAAGAGCATCCCTACACGCAGCCCGCAAGAATTGTGGCCGGGAAGCTGACTTATGTTCCTGAAACCAGCAACGAAAACATAGCCGATTAA
- the tal gene encoding transaldolase has protein sequence MMNRLIELLKYGQSYWLDNLTRGKITSGELKKRVEEQGLRGITSNPSIFNKAITGGSDYDDQIAKLVNEGKNPLQIYDALTIKDVQDACDILFPVYEKSGGTDGFVSLEVLPNLARDTEGTIKEARRLYDEVGKKNCLIKIPGTKEGVPAIEQMLYEGININVTLLFSIESYVAVAQAYINAITRRVAEGKPINHIISVASVFISRIDVLTDQLLDQHINKAGEDKNTSQSLQLSGKAGIATARLCYQRFKEIFSGADWKKLEEKGAHVQRPLWASTSNKDPKYNDLRYVDPLIGENTINTLPDKTITAFADHGILKKDAIEEDLDQANALFGELKKVGIDISLVTQQLEVEGIQKFIESFDELISNLADKRLKMLGDIQSAK, from the coding sequence ATGATGAACAGACTAATCGAATTATTAAAGTATGGCCAGAGTTATTGGCTTGATAATTTAACGCGGGGGAAAATTACCTCTGGCGAATTAAAGAAAAGAGTGGAGGAGCAGGGACTGAGAGGAATAACTTCAAACCCAAGCATTTTCAACAAGGCCATTACAGGTGGTTCAGATTATGACGACCAGATTGCCAAATTGGTAAATGAGGGCAAAAACCCTTTGCAAATCTATGATGCACTTACCATAAAAGATGTACAGGATGCCTGCGATATCCTCTTTCCGGTGTATGAAAAATCAGGCGGCACCGATGGCTTTGTAAGCCTTGAAGTTCTGCCCAATCTTGCCCGGGATACGGAAGGTACGATTAAGGAAGCCCGCAGGCTATATGATGAGGTTGGTAAGAAAAACTGCCTTATCAAAATTCCGGGAACAAAGGAGGGCGTTCCGGCCATTGAGCAAATGCTTTACGAAGGTATCAACATCAACGTAACGCTTCTTTTTTCGATTGAGAGTTACGTTGCGGTGGCGCAGGCCTACATCAATGCCATTACACGAAGAGTTGCAGAAGGTAAACCGATCAATCATATTATTTCCGTAGCAAGTGTTTTTATCAGCAGGATTGACGTACTCACCGACCAGCTGCTCGATCAGCATATTAATAAGGCCGGAGAAGATAAAAACACCAGCCAAAGCCTCCAATTATCAGGCAAGGCGGGAATTGCCACAGCACGTCTGTGCTACCAACGGTTCAAAGAAATATTCAGCGGTGCGGATTGGAAAAAACTGGAAGAAAAGGGCGCTCATGTGCAACGGCCTTTGTGGGCAAGCACCAGCAACAAAGATCCTAAGTACAATGATCTCCGCTACGTTGATCCGCTGATTGGTGAAAACACGATAAATACTTTGCCCGACAAAACCATTACAGCTTTTGCCGACCATGGAATCCTGAAAAAAGATGCCATTGAGGAGGATCTTGACCAGGCCAATGCTTTGTTTGGTGAACTAAAAAAAGTGGGTATTGATATCTCACTTGTAACACAGCAGTTAGAAGTCGAAGGCATCCAAAAATTTATCGAATCTTTTGATGAATTGATCAGTAACCTGGCAGATAAAAGATTGAAAATGCTGGGAGATATCCAATCTGCCAAATAG
- the acnA gene encoding aconitate hydratase AcnA, with protein MGKDIFKIKKPLTIGDKSYTYYSLVELQKQGYDIGKLPFSIRILLENALRNYDDFAVTRENIETILHWQPQATDKDIPFKPARVLMQDFTGVPAVVDIAALRAEAARKGKDPTIINPLIPVDLVIDHSVQVDYFGTGYSYKRNINEEYRRNQERYQFLKWAQNSFDNFSVVPPGMGICHQVNLEYLSKGVIERNGEVFPDTLVGTDSHTPMVNGIGVVAWGVGGIEAEAAILGQPLYFIMPEVIGLKLTGKLPVGSTATDLVLTIANMLRKLGVVGKFVEVFGPGLDNLSVPDRATIGNMSPEFGSTITYFPIDDKTLEYMRKSNRSEEQIALVESYCKTNMLWREHEDKITYSDVLELDMCTVEPTVAGPKRPQDKILLKEFKSKFIELLDKSFDRKYISQEDREIEKSITRFDGEGGDLPVSKSDKKMPTEVETKDSNGLKTVWITRGQQKFMLSDGAVAIAAITSCTNTSNPFVMIGAGLVARKAREHGIDVKPWVKTSLAPGSKVVTDYLEKADLMKDLEALQFHLVGYGCTSCIGNSGPLTPDIAKAVDENNLIVTSVLSGNRNFEARIHPQVKMNFLMSPMLVVAYAIAGRVDIDLINEPISYDSNREPVFLKDIWPSDDEINEILSKVLSPGDFAKNYGEIFKGNEIWRNLEVPSGKLYDWDENSTYIKEIPFFHNIPENPEALENIENARALLVLGDSVTTDHISPAGAFAEDSAAGKYLLEKGVEKKNFNSYGSRRGNDEVMVRGTFANVRIKNKLAEKEGGFTRHLPTGKEMLVYDASLKYKEEQTPLLVLAGKEYGSGSSRDWAAKGTFLLGVKCVLAESYERIHRSNLVGLGVLPLEYKNGESAESLGITGEEVFTITGIANDLKPHKVLQIMAKNDKGGVIKFQAIARLDSNIEIEYYRNGGILQYVLRQFLNKK; from the coding sequence ATGGGAAAGGACATTTTTAAGATTAAGAAACCTTTGACAATCGGCGATAAGAGTTATACTTATTACAGCCTCGTCGAATTGCAAAAGCAAGGCTACGATATCGGCAAGCTGCCCTTTTCCATCCGGATTTTGCTGGAAAATGCATTGCGTAATTACGATGATTTTGCGGTAACGCGCGAAAACATCGAAACCATTTTGCACTGGCAGCCGCAGGCCACCGACAAGGATATCCCGTTTAAACCTGCCCGCGTTTTGATGCAGGATTTTACAGGTGTTCCCGCCGTGGTTGATATTGCCGCGCTTCGTGCCGAAGCAGCCCGGAAAGGCAAAGACCCCACCATTATCAACCCGCTCATTCCCGTGGATCTGGTGATAGACCATTCGGTTCAGGTGGATTATTTTGGCACCGGGTATTCTTACAAACGCAACATCAACGAAGAATACAGGCGCAATCAGGAGCGATACCAGTTTCTGAAATGGGCGCAAAACTCGTTTGATAATTTTAGCGTGGTGCCGCCCGGAATGGGTATTTGTCATCAGGTAAATCTCGAATATCTTTCCAAAGGCGTTATCGAACGAAACGGGGAGGTTTTTCCGGATACGCTGGTTGGAACCGATAGTCATACGCCAATGGTCAATGGCATTGGTGTGGTAGCATGGGGCGTGGGCGGCATCGAAGCGGAAGCAGCCATTTTAGGCCAGCCGCTCTATTTTATAATGCCTGAGGTGATCGGCCTGAAACTTACCGGTAAACTTCCGGTGGGTTCCACGGCCACCGATTTGGTTCTGACCATTGCCAACATGCTTCGTAAGCTTGGTGTAGTAGGAAAGTTCGTTGAGGTCTTCGGCCCGGGGCTGGACAATCTTTCTGTCCCTGACCGTGCCACCATTGGCAATATGTCGCCCGAATTTGGAAGCACCATCACCTATTTTCCCATCGACGATAAAACGCTGGAATACATGCGAAAAAGCAATCGTTCGGAAGAGCAGATTGCGCTGGTGGAAAGCTATTGCAAAACCAACATGCTGTGGCGCGAACACGAAGATAAAATTACCTATTCGGATGTTTTGGAGCTGGACATGTGCACAGTCGAACCTACTGTTGCCGGCCCTAAACGGCCGCAGGATAAAATACTCTTGAAGGAGTTCAAAAGCAAATTCATTGAGTTGCTGGACAAATCTTTCGATCGGAAATACATATCCCAGGAAGACCGTGAGATTGAGAAGTCCATCACCCGTTTTGATGGCGAAGGTGGCGATTTGCCGGTATCCAAATCTGACAAAAAGATGCCCACCGAAGTAGAAACGAAAGATAGCAACGGCCTAAAAACGGTTTGGATCACCAGAGGGCAGCAGAAGTTTATGCTTTCGGATGGCGCAGTGGCTATTGCAGCCATCACCTCCTGCACCAATACTTCCAATCCTTTCGTAATGATAGGCGCGGGATTGGTAGCGCGCAAAGCCAGAGAGCACGGTATCGACGTAAAGCCTTGGGTGAAAACTTCGCTTGCCCCCGGCTCGAAGGTGGTGACCGATTATCTCGAAAAGGCCGACCTGATGAAAGACCTCGAAGCGCTGCAGTTTCATCTGGTGGGTTATGGTTGTACCTCATGCATCGGGAACTCCGGCCCGCTGACGCCTGACATTGCCAAAGCTGTTGATGAGAATAACCTGATCGTTACGTCCGTCCTTTCCGGAAATAGAAACTTTGAAGCAAGGATTCATCCACAGGTAAAAATGAATTTTTTGATGTCGCCAATGCTGGTAGTGGCTTATGCCATTGCCGGCCGCGTAGATATCGATCTGATCAACGAGCCGATTAGCTACGACTCCAATCGGGAACCGGTTTTTTTGAAAGATATCTGGCCTTCCGACGATGAGATCAACGAAATACTAAGCAAGGTTTTGTCGCCCGGCGATTTTGCTAAAAATTACGGTGAGATTTTCAAAGGCAACGAAATCTGGAGAAATCTGGAAGTGCCGTCAGGAAAGCTTTATGATTGGGACGAAAACTCTACCTACATCAAAGAAATTCCTTTCTTTCATAACATTCCTGAAAATCCCGAGGCGCTCGAAAACATTGAAAATGCACGCGCTTTGCTGGTTTTGGGCGACAGCGTAACCACCGACCACATTTCTCCCGCTGGCGCCTTTGCTGAAGATTCTGCAGCCGGGAAATACCTGTTGGAAAAGGGCGTCGAAAAAAAGAATTTTAATTCTTATGGATCACGCAGAGGCAACGATGAAGTGATGGTTCGCGGCACATTTGCCAACGTGCGCATCAAAAATAAACTGGCCGAAAAAGAAGGTGGATTCACACGCCATTTGCCTACGGGCAAAGAGATGCTGGTATATGATGCTTCTTTGAAATACAAAGAGGAGCAGACGCCGCTGCTGGTTTTGGCCGGAAAGGAATATGGCAGCGGCTCCTCGCGCGACTGGGCAGCAAAAGGAACATTTCTGCTGGGCGTAAAATGTGTGCTGGCCGAAAGCTACGAACGCATCCACCGCAGCAATTTGGTGGGGTTGGGTGTGTTGCCGCTTGAATATAAAAATGGAGAAAGTGCAGAAAGTCTGGGAATTACCGGTGAAGAAGTTTTTACAATAACCGGCATTGCCAACGATCTCAAACCGCACAAGGTGCTACAGATTATGGCCAAAAACGACAAGGGCGGCGTGATTAAATTTCAGGCCATTGCCCGCCTCGACTCCAACATCGAAATTGAATATTACCGCAACGGCGGAATCCTACAATATGTTTTGCGGCAGTTTTTAAATAAAAAATGA